Proteins encoded by one window of Blautia luti:
- a CDS encoding AI-2E family transporter — protein MDLSRCSMKKIRELIVFTAFLVVALWKFDVVIEVLKSIWKIVFPFALGGAIAFVINVPMSFLEKKMLGKIKENNKIGKKAARPISLLLTIILAVGVMVLVMFGVIPQLTQTMGNLMTSISDFIPQMQNWIREFSHDNQDIMKLVDQLQFQPDQAIKWGISLLGNGAGNMMNTTMSAVGSIASGLATFFISFSFACYILFQKEKLHLQVRKVIFAFIPKQKADAILNICSLTYRTFANFLAGQCLEAVILGMMFVITLSILKMPYALLIGILIAFTALVPIFGAFIGCAVGSFLIFMVNPKQAVLFIIVFLLLQQIEGNLIYPHVVGGSVGLPSIWVLAAVTIGGNLMGIIGMLIFIPLVSVFYTIFREFVYLRLKKQHIKRVTRTDVEEYAEEEIASSFIVPNEK, from the coding sequence GTGGATTTAAGTAGATGTTCTATGAAAAAAATTCGAGAACTGATTGTGTTTACGGCATTTCTTGTAGTTGCTTTGTGGAAATTCGATGTGGTGATTGAAGTGCTGAAGTCAATATGGAAAATTGTGTTTCCTTTTGCGCTTGGTGGTGCAATTGCCTTTGTGATTAATGTACCAATGAGTTTCCTGGAAAAGAAAATGCTCGGAAAGATAAAAGAAAACAATAAAATAGGAAAAAAAGCTGCGAGACCGATAAGCCTGCTTCTTACAATTATATTGGCAGTAGGTGTAATGGTATTGGTAATGTTTGGTGTGATTCCACAGCTTACGCAGACTATGGGAAATCTGATGACGAGTATTTCAGATTTTATTCCACAGATGCAAAACTGGATTCGAGAATTTTCACATGATAATCAGGATATTATGAAATTGGTAGATCAGCTGCAGTTTCAGCCTGATCAGGCAATTAAATGGGGAATAAGTCTTCTTGGAAACGGAGCCGGAAATATGATGAATACGACGATGTCAGCAGTAGGTTCCATTGCCAGTGGATTAGCGACCTTTTTTATTTCGTTTTCCTTTGCATGCTATATTCTTTTTCAGAAGGAAAAATTACATTTACAGGTAAGAAAAGTGATTTTCGCTTTTATTCCAAAACAAAAAGCAGATGCAATTCTTAACATATGTTCGCTGACATATCGGACATTTGCAAATTTTCTTGCAGGACAGTGTCTGGAAGCAGTAATTCTCGGAATGATGTTTGTTATCACGCTAAGTATTTTAAAAATGCCATATGCACTTTTGATTGGAATTTTGATTGCGTTTACCGCATTGGTTCCTATCTTTGGAGCCTTTATTGGCTGTGCCGTGGGAAGTTTTCTGATCTTTATGGTAAATCCAAAACAGGCAGTTTTATTTATTATAGTTTTTCTGCTTTTGCAGCAGATAGAAGGTAATCTGATCTATCCTCATGTGGTTGGCGGATCAGTAGGACTTCCATCAATTTGGGTGCTGGCGGCAGTTACAATCGGCGGAAATCTTATGGGAATTATAGGTATGCTGATTTTCATTCCACTTGTATCGGTATTTTATACTATATTCAGGGAGTTCGTATATCTGCGCCTAAAAAAACAACATATAAAACGAGTAACGAGAACGGATGTGGAAGAGTATGCGGAGGAGGAAATTGCGTCATCCTTTATTGTGCCGAATGAAAAATAA
- a CDS encoding DUF3784 domain-containing protein, protein MFYIYIIFDFAMAVIMLLFGIWFYRSKGQASKFLSGYNMKSAEERKKYDENAMCKAYGKRMMFMSIPFIAGMIIDIWHIGIGCLIAWVIWFVMFILLLMDRHKREG, encoded by the coding sequence ATGTTCTATATTTATATTATTTTTGACTTTGCAATGGCAGTGATTATGCTTTTATTTGGAATATGGTTTTATAGGTCAAAAGGACAAGCATCCAAATTCTTGTCTGGTTATAATATGAAATCAGCAGAAGAACGAAAAAAATATGATGAAAATGCTATGTGTAAGGCATATGGGAAGAGAATGATGTTTATGTCAATTCCTTTTATTGCTGGAATGATTATAGATATTTGGCATATAGGAATCGGTTGTTTAATTGCATGGGTGATATGGTTTGTTATGTTTATTCTGCTACTTATGGATAGACATAAAAGAGAAGGTTAA
- a CDS encoding DUF3784 domain-containing protein has protein sequence MKLADLATGSDWIVWIVFVIFAVLSIVLLSGHGSWFISGYNTASKEEKKKYDEKKLCRTMGVGMSIIAILALIMGLLENILPAFFVYIALGIIVVDVVVIIILENTLCKK, from the coding sequence TTGAAATTAGCAGATTTAGCAACAGGTTCTGATTGGATAGTGTGGATTGTCTTTGTAATATTTGCTGTACTTTCTATAGTTTTACTTTCTGGACACGGAAGCTGGTTTATTTCTGGATATAATACAGCTTCAAAAGAAGAAAAGAAAAAATATGATGAAAAGAAGTTATGCAGGACAATGGGAGTTGGAATGTCTATTATAGCAATTCTTGCATTAATTATGGGCTTGCTTGAAAATATTTTGCCTGCATTTTTTGTATATATTGCATTGGGAATCATTGTAGTTGATGTCGTGGTTATTATCATTTTAGAAAACACACTATGCAAAAAGTAA
- a CDS encoding zinc ribbon domain-containing protein, producing the protein MRKCEKCGASMKLDLRLKVNGGGYGMVVRVDEKQKATTIDDVRVAVCPECGYTEMYLEDLTKLKS; encoded by the coding sequence ATGAGGAAATGTGAAAAGTGTGGAGCAAGTATGAAATTAGATTTAAGACTTAAAGTTAATGGCGGTGGCTATGGGATGGTTGTTCGTGTAGATGAAAAACAAAAGGCGACAACTATAGATGATGTTAGAGTTGCAGTCTGCCCAGAATGTGGTTATACAGAAATGTATTTAGAGGATTTAACGAAATTGAAATCTTAA
- a CDS encoding YjdF family protein, with protein MDKVNGRLTVYFEEPFWVGIFEHIEDGKLSVAKVTFGVEPKDYEVQEYIQKYYFGLKFSPAVEAIVKDIKRNPKRMQRSAKKQMLETGIGTKSQQALKLQQEQNKQERKEKKRKKKEAEEQRMFELKQRKKREKHKGH; from the coding sequence ATGGACAAAGTAAATGGAAGATTGACGGTATATTTTGAAGAACCATTTTGGGTAGGCATATTTGAGCATATTGAAGATGGTAAATTATCTGTGGCAAAGGTAACATTTGGCGTAGAACCAAAAGATTATGAAGTGCAGGAATATATTCAAAAATACTATTTCGGTTTGAAATTCAGTCCGGCTGTTGAAGCTATTGTAAAGGATATAAAAAGAAATCCGAAACGGATGCAGCGTTCAGCAAAAAAGCAGATGCTGGAAACTGGCATTGGCACAAAATCGCAACAGGCGTTGAAATTACAACAGGAACAGAACAAACAGGAGCGTAAAGAAAAAAAACGAAAGAAAAAAGAGGCGGAAGAACAGCGAATGTTTGAACTAAAACAGCGAAAGAAAAGAGAAAAGCATAAGGGACATTAA
- a CDS encoding TnpV protein yields the protein MKKQIYDEKNGMSYTLHGDYYLPDLVLREEEPTYGKYGMLRKQFLKEHRSARYQYMLLTGKLNEHLNQIDQEVREQVETLMEQMTEKQGVTEELKAQDQMEWVRLMNNIKASAEEIVLKNMIYV from the coding sequence ATGAAAAAACAGATTTATGATGAGAAAAATGGAATGAGCTATACGTTGCATGGAGATTACTATTTGCCGGATCTGGTTTTAAGAGAAGAAGAACCGACATATGGAAAATATGGAATGTTACGAAAGCAGTTCTTAAAAGAACACAGATCAGCAAGATATCAATACATGTTATTGACCGGAAAATTGAATGAACATCTGAATCAGATCGATCAGGAAGTCAGAGAACAGGTGGAAACGCTTATGGAACAGATGACAGAAAAACAGGGTGTAACTGAAGAATTAAAGGCACAGGATCAGATGGAGTGGGTCAGGCTGATGAATAATATAAAAGCTAGTGCAGAAGAAATTGTATTGAAAAACATGATATATGTGTGA
- a CDS encoding plasmid recombination protein — MIKRTISGMIGKGSLAHNRREFFAENVEPDRVQLNICYQNENLKEVYKELFDDAVGRYNIGKRKDRQITNYYEKIRQGKQEKLFHEVIFQIGNREDMAVGTVEGDLAVKVLDEYVKDFQKRNPTLRVFGCYLHQDESTPHLHIDFIPYVTDWKGKGMDTRVSLKQALKSLGFQGGNKHDTELNQWMNHEKKVLAEIAKQHGIEWEQKGTHEEHLDVYNFKKKERKKEVQELEQEKEYLTAENEELTAQIAEFRADIQILKDDKEQASREKQEAEQRAEDAEKEVKSLEERRDVLQPIMDNASKEIKEYGMIKTFLPEAGTFERAVPYRENKIKPLFIKMKNQIAALAGKVVELNKTIESWKNKYQKSTEKCDDIQTQLDDVRKENGKLSNDNQRLQEISDRYDRVVRILGMETVEDVVQQDIKEQRALEEKRRMEQMPKGSVLKQLEWATQKSQIENQQRKKNKTKYKGLEI; from the coding sequence ATGATAAAACGAACAATTAGCGGTATGATAGGGAAAGGTTCTTTGGCCCATAACAGGAGAGAGTTTTTCGCAGAGAATGTAGAACCGGACAGAGTACAATTAAATATTTGTTACCAGAATGAAAATCTGAAGGAAGTCTATAAAGAGTTATTTGATGATGCTGTGGGGAGATACAACATCGGAAAAAGAAAAGATCGGCAGATTACAAATTACTATGAAAAAATTCGGCAGGGAAAACAAGAGAAGTTGTTCCACGAAGTGATTTTTCAAATTGGAAATCGAGAAGATATGGCTGTCGGAACAGTAGAAGGAGATCTGGCTGTAAAAGTGCTGGATGAATATGTAAAGGACTTCCAGAAACGGAATCCAACGCTACGGGTATTTGGGTGTTATCTACATCAGGATGAGTCTACTCCACATTTACATATTGATTTTATTCCTTATGTGACTGATTGGAAAGGAAAAGGAATGGACACCAGAGTTTCGTTGAAACAGGCATTAAAAAGTCTTGGATTTCAAGGTGGAAATAAGCATGATACAGAGTTGAACCAGTGGATGAACCATGAAAAAAAGGTCCTGGCAGAGATTGCAAAACAGCATGGCATTGAATGGGAACAGAAAGGTACTCATGAGGAACATTTGGATGTTTATAACTTCAAGAAGAAAGAGCGAAAAAAGGAAGTACAGGAGCTGGAGCAGGAGAAAGAGTATCTAACTGCAGAAAACGAAGAACTGACAGCACAAATTGCGGAATTCAGAGCAGATATCCAGATTTTAAAAGACGATAAGGAACAGGCAAGCAGGGAGAAACAAGAAGCAGAACAAAGGGCAGAGGACGCAGAAAAAGAAGTAAAAAGTCTGGAAGAGCGTCGAGATGTGCTGCAGCCGATTATGGATAATGCCAGTAAAGAAATAAAAGAATATGGAATGATTAAGACGTTTTTACCGGAGGCAGGAACATTTGAACGTGCAGTACCTTACAGAGAAAATAAAATCAAGCCATTGTTTATCAAGATGAAGAATCAGATTGCTGCATTAGCTGGAAAGGTTGTAGAACTTAACAAAACGATAGAAAGCTGGAAAAACAAATATCAAAAATCTACGGAGAAATGTGATGATATCCAAACGCAGTTAGATGATGTGCGTAAAGAAAATGGAAAATTATCAAATGATAATCAACGTTTACAAGAGATTTCGGACAGATATGACAGAGTGGTGCGTATTCTGGGAATGGAAACTGTAGAGGATGTGGTGCAGCAGGACATTAAAGAACAAAGGGCACTGGAAGAAAAACGGCGAATGGAGCAAATGCCAAAGGGAAGCGTTCTGAAACAGTTGGAATGGGCAACTCAAAAGAGCCAGATTGAAAACCAACAACGTAAGAAAAATAAAACAAAATACAAAGGATTGGAGATTTAG
- a CDS encoding DUF5348 domain-containing protein, with protein sequence MKQGRLGYNSSNDRYGLLASDLWIDTGFHCGEGLEVLVDDKWVRTRMEMNPAREWYLVGTPYCGDLEYVQVRIPE encoded by the coding sequence ATGAAGCAGGGAAGATTAGGATATAACAGTAGCAATGACAGATATGGGTTATTAGCGTCGGACTTATGGATTGATACGGGATTTCACTGTGGAGAAGGTCTTGAGGTGCTGGTTGATGATAAGTGGGTACGGACAAGAATGGAGATGAATCCGGCAAGAGAATGGTATCTGGTGGGAACACCATATTGCGGAGATCTGGAATATGTACAGGTAAGAATACCGGAATAA